GGTGGGCAGCCGTCATATTATGCTTCGGCATCATTCTTTCGTTCAGGTCGTTCATGACCCAAAGTGATCCGACAACAATGATCAGTAAAATTAAAAGCATAAAGAAAAAAATAAATGTTTCCCAGTGCGGCTTTCCCTCTTGTCCTAAGTGCAGGAAAAAGATGAGTTGAACGACAGCTTGCAAGAAGGCAAGGGTCGCGATCGTGTAGATAAGCGATACCGGAGGAAATGCATCATAGGCGACAAGGAGAAATGAAATGGAAGTAAAGACCAAGGAAACGAAAAAACCGATTCCATAGGAGAGGTAAGTGCCGTGCCAAAGCTTTTTTTCCTCATTGAGGCTAACTCTTGTGCTCATGTTAAATCACTCCTATTAGAT
This genomic window from Waddlia chondrophila WSU 86-1044 contains:
- the cyoD gene encoding cytochrome o ubiquinol oxidase subunit IV, with the translated sequence MSTRVSLNEEKKLWHGTYLSYGIGFFVSLVFTSISFLLVAYDAFPPVSLIYTIATLAFLQAVVQLIFFLHLGQEGKPHWETFIFFFMLLILLIIVVGSLWVMNDLNERMMPKHNMTAAHHD